In the Candidatus Abawacabacteria bacterium genome, one interval contains:
- a CDS encoding Nif3-like dinuclear metal center hexameric protein has protein sequence MADQPSNSLANICRTLDQEFSIDQIFDDWSFSFDEQFRAQAVKKFLVEKGNTGLFLQFSNVVSHIYTAFAPSKYVLQEIKQRGSKNALLVLKHPFDWNGSANGQGFIRFGADDYKLMKEMELSLYSLHTPWDKNRNDTFVSTAYGFARAIGFQAQEEFGEDPANPKLILGLIGNLPVKNFEELKSLLKSKLNYEVKFIKKHDRANRIALITGGGFIPSLIQQAKDANCDVYVTGIITPNASEWSQTRYPATRAKIDAIDINIIGASHYLTEKFAPQLSLEFFKKLGYSANFIEDETAKKQLE, from the coding sequence ATGGCAGATCAACCAAGCAACTCATTAGCTAATATTTGTAGAACGCTTGATCAAGAATTTTCTATTGATCAAATCTTTGATGATTGGTCATTCTCTTTTGATGAGCAGTTTAGAGCTCAAGCAGTAAAGAAGTTTTTGGTAGAAAAAGGCAATACAGGATTATTTTTACAGTTTAGCAATGTAGTGAGTCATATTTATACTGCATTTGCTCCGAGCAAATATGTTCTTCAAGAAATCAAACAGCGCGGCAGCAAAAATGCTTTATTGGTCTTGAAACATCCTTTTGATTGGAATGGCTCAGCTAATGGCCAAGGTTTCATTAGGTTTGGTGCAGATGATTACAAACTGATGAAAGAGATGGAATTATCGCTCTACTCTCTCCACACTCCCTGGGATAAAAATAGAAATGATACCTTTGTCTCCACAGCATATGGATTTGCCAGAGCCATTGGCTTCCAGGCTCAAGAAGAATTCGGTGAAGATCCTGCTAATCCTAAATTAATACTGGGATTAATTGGCAATTTGCCAGTAAAAAACTTTGAGGAGTTGAAAAGTTTACTTAAAAGTAAGCTTAATTATGAAGTAAAGTTCATTAAGAAACATGATCGGGCTAATCGTATTGCTCTGATTACAGGAGGCGGCTTTATCCCATCATTAATTCAGCAAGCAAAAGATGCTAATTGTGATGTTTATGTCACTGGCATTATCACACCCAATGCCTCTGAATGGAGCCAGACCCGTTACCCAGCCACTAGAGCAAAGATCGATGCTATTGATATTAATATAATTGGCGCATCACACTATCTGACCGAAAAGTTTGCCCCTCAACTTTCCTTAGAGTTTTTTAAAAAGTTGGGCTATTCGGCAAACTTCATTGAGGATGAAACTGCAAAAAAGCAACTGGAGTAG
- a CDS encoding prolyl oligopeptidase family serine peptidase — translation MKYIPAILLSLLLFPVASDASTYTSYRYKETQDDSLLISQGTVEDMDTFNCSIQALNCTKTANTSLATSDPFSLESTITKSFSAPTGTAVILEKKLQQQGIIKQYFLADSANVAKPQALIPISDEITQAVFAQGISNKVAFITAEGKDKKKQIIFYDLGENKEISRITTSDQITNPMYAAGGTIFAYYVPAQTNISKTKKYKLLQITEDGLIQEKNHTYTVPKAWELLTDANRLHNFSNDGSMYAYLDDQNNYPTPKVMNVADLNFTSASTISWPDLGVVADLLFTRDNNLLIVANSKSRPYDWSVYQVNMLDKSHEEVMTDVSLLYEMKKLSNGQILIPITKGSNLKPILYDPDTKSTHSFSGLNWDTSTSTNQHEVITFADKSFGVFISAKGSVAPKSQPLIVWLHGGPFRQAAKEFHSYPSYATYDWMLAEAVANGALVLKVDYPGSYGYGNDYAYSLLGKDGTVDSLSVMNAVRELQKSKQLTGPVYAVGNSYGGYLAAKLITDYPDEIKQAIAINGVYEWRTLLNYLHTSIFNIHFDGLYDPEETTPYDASSISQRLDRLTEKNKITVVVGTQDKTINPDQAYTFVELLKLKKKNVEQLLLLGEDHILRKKESNEILCQQIFKELKLKISSETCSL, via the coding sequence ATGAAATATATTCCCGCCATTCTACTGAGCTTACTATTATTCCCCGTGGCAAGCGATGCCTCCACATATACGTCTTACCGATACAAAGAAACACAAGATGATTCTCTACTTATTTCCCAAGGTACTGTAGAAGACATGGACACCTTCAATTGTAGTATTCAAGCCCTAAATTGTACTAAAACAGCCAATACTAGTTTGGCTACTTCAGATCCATTTTCCCTTGAATCTACCATCACCAAATCTTTTTCTGCACCAACTGGAACAGCAGTAATATTGGAAAAGAAACTTCAGCAGCAAGGAATTATCAAACAGTACTTTCTGGCAGATTCCGCAAATGTGGCAAAACCTCAGGCGCTAATTCCTATTTCAGATGAAATTACTCAAGCTGTTTTCGCTCAAGGTATCAGTAATAAAGTGGCTTTCATAACAGCAGAAGGCAAAGACAAAAAAAAGCAGATTATTTTTTATGATTTAGGGGAAAATAAAGAAATCAGTAGAATCACTACTTCTGATCAAATAACCAATCCTATGTATGCTGCTGGAGGGACAATATTTGCTTACTATGTACCAGCACAAACGAATATTAGTAAAACCAAAAAGTACAAACTGCTACAGATTACAGAAGATGGCTTAATTCAAGAAAAAAATCACACCTACACTGTGCCCAAAGCTTGGGAGCTTTTAACTGATGCTAATCGTTTACATAACTTTAGCAACGATGGCTCCATGTATGCTTACCTCGATGATCAGAATAATTATCCTACTCCGAAGGTGATGAATGTGGCTGATCTAAATTTCACCTCAGCAAGTACTATTAGTTGGCCTGACCTGGGTGTAGTGGCTGATCTATTATTTACGCGGGATAATAATCTACTTATTGTAGCCAATTCAAAATCTCGTCCTTACGACTGGTCTGTATATCAAGTAAATATGCTCGACAAAAGTCATGAAGAGGTAATGACCGATGTGTCTCTTTTGTATGAGATGAAAAAGTTATCAAATGGGCAAATTCTTATTCCTATTACTAAGGGTTCCAACCTAAAACCTATTCTCTACGATCCAGACACCAAAAGTACACACTCATTTTCTGGCTTAAATTGGGACACATCGACGAGCACGAATCAACATGAAGTAATTACCTTTGCTGATAAAAGTTTTGGGGTATTCATTAGTGCCAAAGGAAGTGTTGCTCCCAAGTCTCAGCCTCTAATTGTATGGTTACACGGAGGCCCATTCCGCCAGGCGGCGAAAGAGTTTCATTCATATCCTAGCTATGCTACTTATGATTGGATGTTGGCAGAGGCCGTCGCCAATGGCGCACTGGTGCTAAAAGTAGATTATCCAGGCAGCTATGGTTATGGCAATGATTATGCTTATTCTCTTCTTGGCAAAGATGGCACTGTTGATTCCCTAAGTGTCATGAATGCTGTTCGAGAACTACAAAAATCTAAACAGTTGACCGGTCCTGTTTACGCAGTAGGAAATAGTTATGGTGGCTATCTCGCTGCCAAATTGATTACCGATTATCCTGATGAAATCAAGCAAGCTATCGCTATCAATGGTGTCTACGAATGGCGAACATTATTAAATTATTTACACACTTCAATCTTCAACATTCATTTCGATGGCTTATATGATCCAGAGGAAACAACTCCCTACGATGCCTCATCAATTAGCCAAAGACTCGATCGTCTCACAGAAAAAAACAAAATTACTGTGGTCGTAGGAACACAAGATAAAACAATTAATCCCGATCAAGCCTACACATTTGTCGAGTTACTTAAGCTAAAAAAGAAGAATGTTGAGCAGCTGCTTTTGCTAGGTGAAGATCACATTTTGCGCAAAAAAGAGTCAAATGAAATACTTTGCCAGCAAATCTTTAAAGAGCTGAAATTGAAAATATCTTCAGAGACATGTTCTCTATAA
- a CDS encoding RecQ family ATP-dependent DNA helicase, with amino-acid sequence MQALLKQYFGYDQFRPLQEEIINHVLQKHDCFVLMPTGGGKSLCYQLPALQFPGITLVISPLIALMKDQVDTLKACGVSAEFINSTLSPQEVSRICALARSKELKILYVAPERFALRDFQTFLQTLPISLIAVDEAHCISEWGHNFRPDYRNLSILKQLFPTAPLIALTATATHKVREDILSQLQLQNARVFISSFNRENLRVSIVEKKHALPKLLNLLPQYRDESVIIYCFSRKETEALAEALVLNKFKARAYHAGLENNERSRVQEMFIKDEINIIVATIAFGMGIDKPNVRLVVHFTYPKTLEGYYQEIGRAGRDGLPSECIMFYTYADTRKHQFFINQIEDTQLRTQALQKLNAVINYATHRACRKRYLLKYFGEDLALNNCGSCDICIPSKEAVTSAKPLQTPVKSGELNYNRILFEQLKKLRREFANEAKVPAFVIFGDTSLQEMAYYFPRDANTFSQITGVGAKKLALFGKAFLTLINQFIEEHTISAIPALQQKSSTRITKTAKSSLAFCNKTRELLLRKLPIEQIAKNLNLAPTTIIGHIEKMFDAGEKLEVDYLKPPAVRYEAMKAAFQKCGTEKLKPVFEYLQGKYSYDELRLVKTLLKN; translated from the coding sequence ATGCAAGCGTTGCTCAAACAATACTTTGGCTATGATCAATTTCGCCCCCTACAAGAGGAAATTATTAATCATGTCCTGCAGAAACATGATTGTTTTGTTTTGATGCCAACTGGAGGCGGAAAGTCTCTCTGCTATCAGCTACCTGCATTACAGTTCCCTGGCATTACCTTGGTAATTTCACCTTTGATCGCGCTTATGAAAGATCAGGTGGACACATTAAAGGCTTGTGGCGTCAGTGCCGAATTTATTAATTCCACGCTATCTCCGCAGGAAGTGAGTAGAATTTGTGCCTTAGCTAGAAGTAAAGAATTGAAGATCTTATATGTAGCTCCCGAAAGATTTGCCCTGAGAGACTTTCAAACTTTTTTACAAACCTTACCGATTAGCTTAATTGCTGTTGATGAAGCTCATTGTATCTCAGAATGGGGACACAATTTTCGCCCAGATTATCGAAACCTTAGTATCCTAAAGCAACTTTTCCCAACTGCCCCTCTGATTGCCCTAACAGCCACCGCTACACACAAGGTTCGTGAGGATATTCTCAGTCAATTGCAATTACAAAATGCTCGAGTGTTTATTTCTAGCTTTAATCGTGAAAACTTGCGCGTAAGCATTGTCGAAAAGAAACACGCTCTGCCAAAACTGCTTAATTTACTCCCCCAATATCGCGATGAATCAGTGATTATTTATTGTTTTTCTCGCAAAGAAACTGAGGCATTGGCTGAAGCTCTGGTCTTGAATAAATTCAAAGCACGTGCTTATCATGCTGGCTTGGAGAACAATGAAAGAAGTCGCGTGCAAGAAATGTTTATCAAAGATGAAATAAATATTATTGTCGCTACCATTGCCTTTGGTATGGGCATAGACAAACCAAATGTACGTCTGGTGGTGCATTTCACTTATCCCAAAACATTAGAGGGCTATTACCAAGAAATTGGCCGTGCTGGACGAGATGGTTTACCAAGTGAATGCATTATGTTCTATACCTATGCTGACACGCGTAAACATCAGTTCTTTATTAATCAAATAGAGGACACTCAGCTCAGGACACAAGCGTTACAAAAACTTAATGCGGTAATTAATTATGCTACTCATAGAGCTTGTCGTAAAAGATATTTACTGAAGTATTTTGGTGAAGATTTGGCACTGAATAATTGTGGTAGCTGTGATATCTGTATTCCCAGCAAAGAGGCAGTCACATCAGCAAAACCACTGCAAACTCCTGTTAAAAGTGGCGAGTTAAATTATAATCGGATCTTATTTGAGCAACTAAAAAAGTTACGCAGAGAATTTGCCAATGAAGCGAAAGTGCCTGCCTTCGTCATCTTTGGCGATACATCTCTCCAAGAAATGGCATATTACTTTCCTCGTGATGCTAATACTTTTTCTCAGATTACCGGAGTAGGAGCAAAGAAATTAGCACTTTTTGGCAAAGCGTTTCTCACACTTATTAATCAATTTATTGAAGAGCACACTATTTCCGCTATTCCTGCCTTACAGCAAAAGTCCAGCACTAGAATAACTAAAACCGCAAAGTCTTCTTTAGCCTTCTGTAATAAAACTCGCGAATTACTGCTGAGAAAATTGCCGATTGAGCAAATAGCAAAGAATCTTAATCTAGCCCCCACAACCATTATTGGTCATATTGAAAAGATGTTTGATGCCGGAGAAAAGTTGGAGGTAGATTACCTAAAGCCCCCAGCTGTAAGATATGAAGCAATGAAAGCTGCTTTTCAAAAATGTGGCACGGAAAAATTGAAACCAGTCTTTGAGTATTTGCAGGGTAAATACTCCTATGATGAGCTGCGCCTAGTTAAAACATTGCTAAAAAACTAA
- a CDS encoding SRPBCC domain-containing protein has product MAKLFVEKSISITASAKTVWQVLTDPEITHEWIKEFSESFTRLESDWQLGSLVLWKDKDNKNHVEGKVTVLELYKRLRFSVMPADEVSNWEIKEDDGITYILTEENGQTLLAITQGDFGLMPEHEKYYHMTNTIWERVLPKVKVLAEWMEKLIKKGFKDIRVCPIPAALDFGEHTHEEHTVHVILDCELTIADSGTSKTYGSGDYVEFPAGTTHAVKSGPTAGSMIVGIKA; this is encoded by the coding sequence ATGGCTAAACTTTTTGTCGAAAAATCTATCAGCATCACAGCTTCAGCAAAAACGGTATGGCAAGTTTTAACTGATCCGGAAATTACTCATGAATGGATTAAAGAGTTTTCTGAATCTTTTACTCGATTAGAATCTGATTGGCAATTAGGAAGCTTGGTACTATGGAAGGACAAGGATAATAAAAATCATGTAGAAGGCAAAGTCACTGTACTTGAGCTTTATAAAAGATTGCGCTTTAGCGTCATGCCTGCTGACGAAGTTTCTAATTGGGAAATAAAAGAAGATGATGGCATCACCTATATACTTACAGAAGAAAACGGTCAGACATTATTAGCCATTACTCAAGGTGATTTTGGTTTAATGCCTGAACATGAGAAGTATTATCATATGACAAATACTATCTGGGAGCGTGTCCTACCTAAAGTAAAAGTATTAGCTGAGTGGATGGAAAAATTGATCAAAAAAGGATTCAAAGATATTCGCGTCTGTCCTATTCCGGCTGCTTTAGATTTCGGAGAACATACCCACGAAGAGCACACCGTGCATGTAATATTGGACTGTGAATTAACTATAGCTGACTCAGGGACCAGCAAGACATATGGTTCCGGAGACTATGTCGAGTTTCCTGCTGGCACCACCCATGCCGTCAAAAGCGGCCCTACTGCAGGCAGTATGATTGTGGGAATCAAGGCTTAA